A section of the Halopiger aswanensis genome encodes:
- a CDS encoding 7-carboxy-7-deazaguanine synthase QueE, whose protein sequence is MPVSDSVDDRAAADEATDVSDEPGLPINELFESLQGEGTLAGVPSVFVRTSGCNLRCWFCDSYHTSWEPTHATMSLEEIVAEVESYDADHVVLTGGEPLLHEASVDLLERLDERGYHTTVETNGTIYRDAPIDLASISPKLESSTPTPGRDPKGDGEWEQRHENDRIDLERLAALVEEYDHQLKFVVTDDEDMPEILDLLADLRSVADVPVRDGNVLLMPEGATRERLAETRTRVADLAMEYGFRYTPRLHVDLWNDAPET, encoded by the coding sequence ATGCCGGTGTCCGACTCGGTAGACGACCGCGCGGCCGCCGACGAAGCGACCGACGTGAGCGACGAGCCCGGTCTCCCGATCAACGAACTATTCGAATCTCTGCAGGGAGAGGGGACGCTCGCCGGCGTTCCTTCCGTGTTCGTCCGGACCAGCGGCTGCAATCTCCGCTGCTGGTTCTGCGACTCCTACCACACCTCCTGGGAGCCGACTCACGCCACCATGTCGCTGGAGGAGATCGTCGCCGAGGTCGAATCCTACGACGCCGACCACGTCGTGCTCACCGGCGGCGAGCCCCTGCTCCACGAAGCGAGCGTCGACCTGCTCGAGCGCCTCGACGAGCGGGGCTACCACACCACCGTCGAGACGAACGGCACGATCTACCGCGACGCGCCGATCGACCTCGCCTCGATCAGCCCGAAACTCGAGAGCAGCACGCCTACGCCCGGACGGGATCCCAAAGGCGACGGCGAGTGGGAGCAGCGCCACGAAAACGACCGGATAGACCTCGAGCGTCTCGCAGCGCTCGTCGAGGAGTACGATCACCAACTGAAGTTCGTCGTTACGGACGACGAGGACATGCCCGAGATTCTCGATCTGCTCGCGGACCTTCGGAGCGTCGCCGACGTCCCGGTTCGCGACGGAAACGTCCTCCTGATGCCCGAAGGGGCGACTCGAGAGCGACTCGCCGAAACTCGAACTCGCGTCGCGGACCTCGCGATGGAGTACGGCTTCCGCTACACGCCGCGGCTCCACGTCGATCTGTGGAACGATGCACCGGAAACGTAA
- a CDS encoding 6-pyruvoyl trahydropterin synthase family protein, with product MTERTASREHAERADAELESPAPAAQVSGTERVLHVGRDRPIRISTGHRLQHHDGKCARPHGHNYEIAVTVTGELTDEGWVADKGDITRVIDEWDHRFLLERGDPLIEAFEAAGDADGIVVLEHPPTAEVMSVVLERKLEAALPDTVSAVAVQVNETSELCGGSRF from the coding sequence GTGACTGAACGAACCGCCAGCCGCGAGCACGCGGAACGAGCCGATGCAGAGCTCGAGTCCCCGGCTCCTGCGGCGCAGGTCTCCGGCACCGAACGCGTCCTCCACGTCGGTCGCGACCGGCCGATCCGCATCAGCACGGGCCATCGGCTGCAGCACCACGACGGGAAGTGCGCGCGACCGCACGGTCACAACTACGAGATCGCGGTCACCGTCACCGGCGAACTGACCGACGAGGGCTGGGTCGCGGACAAGGGCGATATTACTCGGGTAATAGACGAGTGGGATCACCGGTTCCTGCTCGAGCGCGGCGACCCCCTGATCGAAGCTTTCGAGGCGGCCGGCGACGCCGACGGGATCGTCGTCCTCGAGCATCCGCCGACGGCCGAAGTGATGAGCGTCGTCCTCGAGCGGAAACTCGAGGCCGCCCTGCCCGATACCGTCTCGGCGGTCGCAGTACAGGTCAACGAGACGAGCGAACTCTGCGGGGGCAGCCGGTTCTGA
- a CDS encoding winged helix-turn-helix domain-containing protein, with amino-acid sequence MSSGLTQYESDSDTVLSALGNKYSAEILCAAGTPKSAQALSEDIEIPIATCYRRIEELVDAGLLTCEGRELSEKGRRTNIYRRTVDELEVDFSEAEPEFSRKRRTEAKNQLQDQLEE; translated from the coding sequence ATGTCTTCGGGTCTGACACAGTACGAATCGGATTCGGATACGGTTCTCTCAGCGCTTGGGAACAAATACAGCGCCGAAATCCTCTGCGCTGCGGGCACGCCGAAATCGGCACAGGCGCTGAGTGAGGACATCGAGATTCCAATCGCGACCTGCTACCGTCGTATCGAGGAACTGGTCGACGCGGGTCTCTTGACCTGCGAGGGTCGAGAGCTCTCCGAGAAGGGGCGCCGAACGAACATCTACCGGCGGACGGTCGACGAACTCGAGGTGGATTTCTCCGAGGCCGAACCGGAGTTCTCCCGTAAGCGCCGGACCGAGGCGAAAAACCAGCTGCAGGACCAACTCGAGGAGTGA
- a CDS encoding competence/damage-inducible protein A: MNVAVVTVGDELLAGQTTNTNATWLCERLNERGVTVERVTTVPDRVADIARVVNEYRAEYDAVIVTGGLGPTHDDVTMEGIAAALGRPLETHEEALTWLEEDGYSRSELTEGTAELPTGARALHNEAGVAPGAALEDVYVLPGVPTEMQTMFEAIAPAFSGTPTYREEVVADEPESALLDRLEEIQDRFDVSVGSYPGESVRIAIESTDEATVAEAAAWLRERVDTV, encoded by the coding sequence ATGAACGTCGCGGTCGTTACGGTCGGGGACGAACTGCTCGCCGGGCAGACGACGAACACGAACGCAACCTGGCTCTGCGAACGCCTCAACGAACGCGGCGTCACCGTCGAGCGCGTCACGACGGTGCCCGATCGGGTCGCCGACATCGCCCGCGTCGTCAACGAGTACCGGGCCGAGTACGACGCCGTCATCGTCACCGGCGGCCTCGGGCCGACCCACGACGACGTCACGATGGAGGGAATCGCCGCGGCGCTCGGACGCCCGCTCGAGACCCACGAAGAGGCCCTGACCTGGCTCGAGGAGGACGGCTACTCCCGGTCGGAGTTGACCGAGGGAACGGCCGAACTCCCGACGGGTGCGCGAGCGCTCCACAACGAAGCCGGGGTCGCACCCGGGGCGGCGCTCGAGGACGTCTACGTGCTGCCGGGCGTTCCGACCGAAATGCAGACGATGTTCGAGGCGATCGCACCGGCGTTCTCGGGGACGCCGACCTACCGGGAAGAAGTCGTCGCCGACGAACCCGAGAGCGCACTGTTGGATCGTCTCGAGGAGATCCAAGACCGCTTCGACGTTTCGGTCGGCAGCTATCCCGGCGAGTCGGTTCGAATCGCGATCGAAAGCACGGACGAAGCGACGGTCGCCGAAGCGGCGGCGTGGCTTCGAGAACGGGTCGACACCGTCTGA
- a CDS encoding ATP-NAD kinase family protein, with the protein MDALGVVVNPIAGMGGRVGLKGTDGKVAEARRLGAEPRAPDRAREALRSLHRRDPDVTVYTAAGVLGEHAVRDAGFDPQVVYEPSSDAAADRQATGVDPEETETTAADTRAAVRAFLEQGVDLVLFVGGDGTAVDAAEVLEGEGEAETETDTDGDSGAGDRTPILGVPAGVKIYSSVFAVTPADAGRIAAEFDRVEMREVNDIDEEAYREGEVRTELKAVVPVPVAPDVQSGKQVSSGSVDSLASGFAREIEDERTYVFGPGGTVGAIEAELGIDPSPLGVDVWRDGEVLARDAAESDILAVLEDPVTIVVSPIGGQGFVFGRGNHQISPAVIERADEIEVVASEEKLDGIDALHVDTDDEAIDEELRGWLRVRTGRFTTRLVKVV; encoded by the coding sequence ATGGACGCGCTTGGCGTCGTCGTCAATCCGATCGCGGGGATGGGCGGTCGGGTCGGCCTGAAGGGAACGGACGGAAAAGTCGCGGAAGCGCGCCGCTTGGGCGCCGAGCCGCGTGCACCCGACCGAGCGCGGGAGGCGCTGCGCTCGCTGCACCGCCGCGACCCCGACGTGACGGTGTACACGGCCGCGGGCGTGCTGGGCGAGCACGCTGTTCGAGACGCGGGGTTCGATCCCCAAGTCGTCTACGAGCCCTCGAGCGACGCTGCCGCCGATCGCCAGGCAACGGGTGTCGATCCCGAGGAAACCGAGACCACCGCGGCGGACACGCGGGCCGCCGTCCGGGCTTTCCTCGAGCAGGGGGTCGATCTCGTGTTGTTCGTGGGCGGGGACGGGACGGCCGTCGACGCGGCCGAAGTGCTCGAGGGCGAGGGCGAGGCCGAGACCGAGACCGATACCGACGGTGACTCCGGCGCCGGCGATCGAACGCCGATACTCGGCGTCCCCGCGGGTGTCAAGATCTATTCGTCCGTATTCGCCGTCACGCCGGCCGACGCGGGCCGGATCGCCGCCGAATTCGACCGCGTCGAAATGCGCGAGGTAAACGACATCGACGAGGAGGCGTATCGCGAGGGCGAGGTCCGCACCGAACTCAAGGCCGTCGTGCCGGTCCCCGTCGCGCCGGACGTCCAGTCCGGGAAGCAAGTCTCGAGCGGCAGCGTCGACTCGCTGGCGTCGGGCTTCGCCCGCGAGATCGAGGACGAGCGGACGTACGTCTTCGGCCCCGGCGGCACCGTCGGCGCGATCGAGGCGGAACTGGGGATCGACCCGTCGCCGCTCGGCGTCGACGTCTGGCGCGACGGCGAGGTGCTCGCCAGGGACGCCGCCGAATCGGACATCCTCGCGGTCCTCGAGGATCCCGTGACGATCGTCGTTTCGCCGATCGGCGGACAGGGGTTCGTCTTCGGTCGGGGCAACCACCAGATCTCGCCGGCGGTCATCGAGCGCGCCGACGAGATCGAGGTCGTCGCGTCCGAGGAGAAACTCGACGGGATCGACGCCCTGCACGTCGACACCGACGACGAGGCGATCGACGAGGAGTTGCGCGGCTGGCTCCGCGTTCGGACCGGTCGGTTCACGACGCGGCTCGTGAAGGTCGTCTAA
- a CDS encoding phosphate signaling complex PhoU family protein → METRKVQRLGPSTLAMTLPAEWASEHAVEKGDEVSLRTSGKGTLTVMPESASSEETEAIIHADDLDADAVERAIVAQYVLGRRVIRIEREDGALDSEHINAVYQAETQLMGLGVIEETPESIAIRCSVDPEDFTLDNLLERLERTGQTMRGEGIKALAHGNPDLAQRALNRERQANKIFVLLLRLIFTAYQNPNLARAVGLSSGFPLIGYRSIAKNLELTADNGEDIAEIVIETESHTLDVDSSVMRDIRELNDLVDEITSLAVEAAVERDYDKSNQVRGLFHEITTLEDEILSDLPEMPNEDLLRVREVLVSLEQTAQYAMRNAEIAANLALNEESEHTTIN, encoded by the coding sequence ATGGAAACCCGGAAAGTGCAACGACTCGGCCCGTCGACCCTCGCGATGACGCTGCCCGCGGAGTGGGCGTCCGAGCACGCCGTCGAGAAGGGCGACGAGGTCTCCCTGCGAACCAGCGGCAAGGGCACCCTGACCGTGATGCCCGAATCGGCCAGCTCCGAGGAGACGGAGGCGATCATCCACGCCGACGATCTCGACGCCGACGCCGTCGAGCGCGCCATCGTCGCCCAGTACGTCCTGGGCCGGCGCGTCATCCGCATCGAGCGCGAGGACGGCGCGCTCGACTCCGAGCACATCAACGCGGTCTACCAGGCCGAAACCCAGCTGATGGGGCTGGGCGTCATCGAGGAAACCCCCGAGAGCATCGCCATCCGCTGTTCGGTCGACCCCGAGGACTTCACGCTCGACAACCTCTTAGAGCGCCTCGAGCGGACCGGCCAGACGATGCGCGGCGAGGGGATCAAGGCCCTGGCGCACGGCAATCCCGACCTCGCCCAGCGGGCCCTGAACCGGGAACGACAGGCGAACAAGATCTTCGTGCTCCTGCTGCGCCTGATCTTCACGGCCTATCAGAATCCCAACCTCGCCCGCGCGGTCGGGCTCTCCAGCGGCTTCCCGCTGATCGGCTACCGCTCGATCGCGAAGAACCTCGAGCTGACCGCCGACAACGGCGAGGACATCGCCGAGATCGTCATCGAGACCGAGAGCCATACGTTAGACGTCGACAGCTCCGTGATGCGGGACATCCGCGAACTGAACGACCTCGTCGACGAGATCACCTCGCTGGCGGTCGAGGCGGCCGTCGAGCGCGACTACGACAAGTCGAACCAGGTTCGCGGGCTCTTCCACGAGATCACCACCCTCGAGGACGAGATTCTCTCGGACCTGCCGGAGATGCCCAACGAAGACCTGCTGCGGGTGCGGGAGGTGCTGGTCAGCCTCGAGCAGACGGCCCAGTACGCGATGCGAAACGCCGAGATTGCGGCGAACCTGGCGCTGAACGAGGAGTCCGAGCACACGACGATCAACTGA
- a CDS encoding DUF7525 family protein — MATETNSTDKGVGLALGAGAIAVLGALLMLIGAPELEAAWGFGAAVLFSSIAVVGLHLWD, encoded by the coding sequence ATGGCTACCGAAACGAACTCGACGGACAAGGGCGTCGGACTGGCGCTCGGCGCCGGCGCGATCGCCGTGCTCGGCGCGCTCCTGATGCTGATCGGCGCACCGGAACTGGAAGCGGCCTGGGGCTTCGGCGCCGCGGTCCTTTTCAGTTCGATCGCGGTCGTCGGCCTGCACCTCTGGGACTGA
- a CDS encoding DUF7123 family protein, producing MTDYSDEEQRILSYLRESAARGERYFRAKNIADAIGLSSKQVGARLPHLAEKSDDVDIEKWGRARSTTWKVTLS from the coding sequence ATGACCGACTATTCCGACGAAGAGCAGCGAATCCTCTCGTATCTCCGCGAGAGCGCCGCCCGCGGCGAACGATACTTCCGGGCGAAAAACATCGCGGATGCGATCGGACTTTCGTCGAAACAGGTCGGCGCACGGCTTCCCCACCTCGCCGAGAAATCGGACGACGTCGACATCGAAAAGTGGGGCCGTGCCCGGTCGACGACGTGGAAAGTCACCCTGAGCTGA
- a CDS encoding CoxG family protein has translation MTVRVDRSFEVSAPPERVWEFIADPENRARAISVVQRYSADDPDGRQVTWHVELPIPLVRRTVAVETEDVTRRPPEYVKFVGKSKVLEVTGEHEIVEIDGGTRLENHFVVDGKLPGVEKFFKRNLDDEIQNLRRALERELEGQP, from the coding sequence ATGACTGTACGGGTCGACCGTTCGTTCGAGGTGTCGGCACCGCCCGAGCGCGTCTGGGAGTTTATCGCTGACCCCGAAAACCGCGCTCGAGCGATCAGCGTCGTGCAGCGCTACTCCGCCGACGACCCGGACGGTCGGCAAGTTACCTGGCACGTCGAACTACCGATCCCGCTCGTGCGACGAACGGTCGCTGTCGAAACCGAAGACGTCACGCGCAGACCGCCGGAGTACGTCAAATTCGTCGGCAAATCGAAGGTCCTCGAGGTGACGGGCGAACACGAGATCGTCGAGATCGACGGCGGCACGCGCCTCGAGAACCACTTCGTCGTCGACGGCAAACTTCCGGGCGTCGAGAAGTTCTTCAAGCGGAATCTGGACGACGAGATACAGAACCTCCGCCGGGCGCTCGAGCGGGAACTGGAGGGACAACCGTAG
- a CDS encoding carbon-nitrogen family hydrolase produces MSNQQTTDPTADESLSIALAQIQIEAGRVEENVERAVSAIERAAARGAELVALPELFNVGYFAFDRYARLSEPFDGETFGRLREAAAEHDVAVLAGSIVEDLAATETVPTPADGGLANTAALFDADGDLQLVYRKHHLFGYQSAESELLVPGERLETATIGGVTIGVTTCYDLRFPELYRRLIDEGAELVLVPSAWPYPRIEHWETLSRARAIENQCYVATINGAGTFDTDDGETTLLGRSTVYDPWGVSLASSGDAPALVAADVDRETVADVRTEFPALRDRRF; encoded by the coding sequence ATGAGTAACCAACAGACGACGGATCCGACCGCGGACGAGTCGCTCTCGATCGCCCTCGCCCAGATTCAGATCGAGGCCGGCCGCGTCGAGGAGAACGTCGAACGAGCAGTATCGGCGATCGAACGAGCCGCTGCACGGGGCGCAGAGCTGGTCGCGCTCCCGGAACTGTTCAACGTCGGCTACTTCGCGTTCGACCGCTACGCGCGGCTGTCGGAGCCCTTTGACGGGGAGACGTTCGGGCGCCTGCGGGAAGCCGCGGCCGAGCACGACGTCGCCGTCCTCGCGGGAAGCATCGTCGAGGACCTCGCAGCGACCGAGACCGTTCCAACCCCCGCCGACGGCGGCTTGGCCAACACCGCGGCACTGTTCGACGCCGACGGCGACCTGCAACTGGTCTACCGCAAACACCACCTGTTCGGCTACCAGTCCGCCGAGTCCGAACTGCTCGTTCCCGGCGAGCGCCTCGAGACCGCGACGATCGGCGGCGTCACGATCGGGGTGACGACCTGCTACGATCTGCGGTTTCCCGAACTCTACCGGCGGCTGATCGACGAGGGTGCCGAACTCGTGCTCGTTCCGAGCGCGTGGCCCTATCCGCGGATCGAACACTGGGAGACGCTGTCGCGGGCGCGAGCGATCGAGAACCAGTGTTACGTTGCGACGATCAACGGCGCCGGGACGTTCGACACCGACGACGGGGAAACGACGCTGTTGGGCCGCTCGACCGTCTACGACCCGTGGGGCGTGTCGCTCGCCTCGAGCGGCGACGCGCCGGCTCTCGTCGCGGCCGACGTCGACCGCGAGACCGTCGCCGACGTCCGCACGGAGTTCCCGGCCCTTCGGGACCGACGGTTCTGA
- a CDS encoding aldehyde dehydrogenase family protein, with product MSQQASEQVYGHYIGGEWTHGSGSDTFDSENPATGETLATFRRGTEDDVDAALEAAEDAFEEWRELSYIDRAEYLWDIYHELRDRHEELGEIVTKECGKEISEGKADVTEAWHMVEWAAGNARHPHGDVVPSEIGSKDAYMRRKPRGVIGCITPWNFPVAIPFWHMAIALVEGNTVVWKPAEQTPWCGQIIAEMMEDAGIPDGVFNMIQGFGDAGAAITDDERVDTVLFTGSAEVGHEIASKVGGEPGKLAACEMGGKNGIVITEEADLDIAVHSAVMSSFKTTGQRCVSSERLIVHEDVYDEFKERFVDIAEDIAVGDPLEEDTFMGPAIEADHVEKIRRYNELAQEEGGEVLVDRFELADDEIPEGHEDGHWVGPFVYEIDYDTDLRCLKEECFGPHVALIEYSGDIDRALEIHNDTPYGLAGAIVSEDYRQINRFRDRADLGLAYANLPCIGAEVQLPFGGVKKSGNGYPSAREAIEAVTERTAWTMNNSKEIEMAQGLSADIVTRDD from the coding sequence ATGAGTCAGCAAGCCTCCGAGCAGGTGTACGGCCACTACATCGGCGGAGAGTGGACCCACGGCAGCGGCTCCGACACGTTCGACAGCGAGAACCCTGCGACGGGCGAGACCCTGGCGACGTTCCGCCGCGGCACGGAGGACGACGTCGACGCCGCCCTCGAGGCCGCCGAGGACGCATTCGAGGAGTGGCGGGAGCTATCCTACATCGACCGCGCGGAGTACCTCTGGGACATCTACCACGAGCTGCGGGATCGCCACGAGGAACTGGGCGAGATCGTCACCAAGGAGTGCGGCAAGGAGATCTCCGAAGGCAAGGCCGACGTGACCGAGGCCTGGCACATGGTCGAGTGGGCGGCGGGCAACGCGCGCCACCCCCACGGCGACGTCGTCCCCTCCGAGATCGGCAGCAAGGACGCCTACATGCGCCGCAAGCCCCGCGGCGTGATCGGCTGCATCACGCCGTGGAACTTCCCGGTCGCGATCCCGTTCTGGCACATGGCGATCGCCCTCGTGGAGGGCAACACGGTCGTCTGGAAACCCGCCGAGCAGACCCCGTGGTGCGGCCAGATCATCGCCGAGATGATGGAAGACGCCGGCATCCCCGACGGCGTCTTCAACATGATCCAGGGCTTCGGCGACGCGGGCGCGGCGATCACCGACGACGAGCGGGTCGATACGGTACTGTTCACGGGCTCCGCCGAAGTGGGCCACGAAATCGCCAGCAAGGTCGGCGGCGAACCCGGCAAACTCGCGGCCTGCGAGATGGGCGGCAAGAACGGGATCGTCATCACCGAGGAGGCGGATCTGGACATCGCCGTCCACTCCGCCGTGATGTCCAGTTTCAAGACCACCGGCCAGCGCTGCGTCTCGAGCGAGCGCCTGATCGTCCACGAGGACGTCTACGACGAGTTCAAGGAGCGGTTCGTCGACATCGCCGAAGATATCGCGGTCGGCGATCCGCTCGAGGAGGACACGTTCATGGGGCCGGCGATCGAGGCGGATCACGTCGAGAAGATCCGCCGGTACAACGAGTTAGCGCAGGAGGAGGGCGGCGAGGTACTGGTCGACCGGTTCGAACTCGCGGACGACGAGATTCCCGAGGGCCACGAGGACGGCCACTGGGTCGGCCCGTTCGTCTACGAGATCGACTACGACACCGATCTGCGCTGTCTGAAAGAGGAGTGTTTCGGCCCCCACGTCGCCCTCATCGAGTACTCCGGCGATATCGATCGCGCGCTCGAGATCCACAACGACACGCCCTACGGGCTCGCGGGGGCGATCGTCTCGGAGGACTACCGCCAGATCAACCGCTTCCGCGATCGGGCGGATCTGGGGCTGGCGTACGCGAACCTGCCCTGTATCGGCGCCGAAGTCCAACTGCCCTTCGGCGGCGTCAAGAAGTCGGGTAACGGCTACCCCAGCGCTCGAGAGGCCATCGAAGCCGTCACCGAGCGCACCGCCTGGACGATGAACAACTCGAAGGAGATCGAGATGGCCCAGGGACTGTCGGCGGATATCGTGACGCGGGACGACTGA
- a CDS encoding RIO1 family regulatory kinase/ATPase domain-containing protein, translating into MDLRQLARGTVEWDRIERVVRTLADRYDREVVRVEFLEADNWLSTPCVIDDEWFVKIVSRQNAFVHALLTTGRNVGAVSAGTGGFFDRFGTPREMVEHEYEATQRMREIGVNAPQPIEAFEVNGLGVLVLEYLPEFESFGSVSDAVVDDRAADLFDMLATLHEHGLAHGDLRAENILLCDGELYFIDATSVHEDRVAETTAYDLACALAVLEPRIGARRAVQAASSAYDPDQLLSARRFLDFVRLRPDHEFDSTQLRSELEKAADLGGQ; encoded by the coding sequence ATGGATCTCCGCCAGCTAGCCCGCGGGACGGTCGAGTGGGACCGCATCGAGCGCGTCGTGCGGACGCTGGCGGACCGGTACGACCGCGAGGTCGTCCGCGTCGAGTTCCTCGAGGCGGACAACTGGCTGTCGACGCCCTGCGTCATCGACGACGAGTGGTTCGTCAAGATCGTCTCGCGACAGAACGCGTTCGTCCACGCCCTGCTGACGACCGGACGCAATGTCGGCGCGGTCTCGGCCGGCACCGGCGGCTTCTTCGATCGGTTCGGGACGCCCCGCGAGATGGTCGAACACGAGTACGAGGCCACCCAGCGGATGCGCGAGATCGGCGTCAACGCGCCCCAGCCGATCGAAGCCTTCGAGGTCAACGGCCTCGGCGTGCTCGTCCTCGAGTACCTCCCCGAGTTCGAGTCGTTCGGCTCGGTGTCCGACGCCGTCGTCGACGACCGAGCCGCGGACCTGTTCGACATGCTCGCGACGCTGCACGAGCACGGCCTCGCCCACGGCGATCTGCGCGCGGAGAACATCCTCCTCTGTGACGGCGAGCTCTACTTCATCGACGCCACCAGCGTTCACGAGGACCGCGTCGCGGAGACGACGGCCTACGATCTGGCCTGCGCGCTGGCCGTCCTCGAGCCCCGGATCGGCGCGCGGCGGGCCGTGCAGGCGGCGTCGTCGGCCTACGATCCCGACCAACTGCTGTCGGCGCGGCGGTTCCTCGATTTCGTCCGACTGCGCCCCGACCACGAGTTCGACTCGACGCAGTTGCGCAGCGAACTCGAGAAGGCGGCGGATCTCGGCGGCCAGTAG
- a CDS encoding DUF7544 domain-containing protein translates to MDAVDDLSDALDATRNLLLPVQPVLWLKLAVVVFFVGGFGVNNPGLASSNNPEMAPQNPSTEPISGELPDDILLIAAIVIGAILLLGALYAFISAIMEFVFIESLRSRAVHIRRYARANLGRGVRLFGFRVVVGIVVLAILGIPTALLLSGVSTVESALVSLAPIFLLAVPLLLASALVMRFTSEFVAPIMLLEDRGVLSAWSRFWPTLRSNLAEYAVYLVLVWILGLVVNIGVGVVLLFGAIIVAIPFLVIGFVLVSLGEIGVWIAGGVAILGVLTLLLFVALVQMPVRTYFQYYALLLLGDTNPDLDLVSDLRREIRTADSGRRNGLGSPYADDERDYSDRNGPVDEDRDGRWDDRSDDRDTDFWDSDADDSDEWDNSRSDDEDETGDDRDRGW, encoded by the coding sequence ATGGATGCAGTCGACGACTTAAGCGACGCGCTCGATGCGACCCGAAACCTGCTGCTGCCGGTCCAGCCAGTACTGTGGCTCAAACTCGCGGTCGTCGTCTTCTTCGTCGGCGGGTTCGGCGTGAACAATCCGGGGTTGGCCTCGTCCAACAACCCCGAGATGGCGCCGCAGAACCCGTCCACGGAGCCGATCAGCGGCGAACTTCCCGACGATATCCTCCTCATCGCCGCGATCGTAATCGGGGCGATACTCCTGCTCGGGGCGCTATACGCGTTCATCAGCGCAATTATGGAGTTCGTCTTCATCGAATCGCTCCGCTCGAGGGCGGTCCACATTCGTCGGTACGCGCGGGCGAACCTCGGACGCGGCGTCCGACTGTTCGGCTTTCGAGTGGTCGTCGGCATCGTCGTGCTCGCGATCCTCGGGATTCCAACCGCACTCCTCCTGTCGGGCGTCTCGACCGTTGAGAGCGCACTGGTCTCGCTGGCGCCGATCTTCCTCCTCGCGGTCCCGCTCCTTCTCGCCTCCGCCCTCGTGATGCGCTTTACCTCCGAGTTCGTCGCCCCGATCATGCTGCTCGAGGACCGGGGCGTCCTCAGCGCGTGGAGTCGGTTCTGGCCGACGCTGCGATCGAACCTGGCGGAGTACGCGGTCTACCTGGTGTTGGTCTGGATTCTCGGCCTCGTCGTCAATATCGGCGTCGGCGTGGTGCTCCTCTTCGGGGCGATCATCGTCGCGATCCCCTTCCTCGTGATCGGGTTCGTCCTGGTCTCGCTCGGCGAAATCGGCGTCTGGATCGCGGGCGGCGTCGCGATCCTCGGCGTGCTCACGCTCTTGCTGTTCGTCGCGCTCGTCCAGATGCCGGTCCGAACGTACTTCCAGTACTACGCGCTGTTGCTGCTGGGCGATACGAACCCGGATCTCGATCTCGTTTCGGACCTGCGGCGAGAGATCCGAACCGCCGATTCGGGTCGGCGGAACGGCCTCGGGTCGCCCTACGCGGACGACGAACGGGACTACTCCGACCGGAACGGCCCCGTCGACGAGGACCGCGACGGTCGATGGGACGACCGCTCCGATGACCGGGATACGGACTTCTGGGATTCGGACGCGGACGACTCGGACGAGTGGGACAACTCGCGGTCGGACGACGAAGACGAGACCGGTGACGACCGCGACCGCGGCTGGTAA